TTGGTCTATAATATTTTGGTTTATAACCTTCATAATTTTGACCACCACGAAATTGTTGAAAAGTATCATATCCTCTTCTGTATCGCCCCTGAGCAACTTTCTCATCTTCACGATCTAGTTCTCTGTGAATACGGTCCACATATCCAGCACAGGAAGTGAACATAAAGAGAACTGTTAAAAGACTAATTAATTTCATAGCTCAACCATAACCTTGTTAAAATCGACAACTTTAGCCGAAAACGTGCGTTTAGATTTTTTATTTCGTAATTCGACCATCTGACCAATAGAGCCACTTCTAAGAGCAGATGCTGCCCCAGTAAGTGTTAAGTGTTTTGTTTTAATGATAACTTGTGTGTCCTGTCCTCTTTGAACAATATTTTGAGGAACGATATCTGTTCTTAACAAGACATGCCCTTTAGAGAGGGAACGATTAGCCTTATAGAAAACGAGTTCTTTAGCATCTTTAATGTATTTTGATGGGAAATCTGCAAAGATAAACGCCTTCTCAAAAAGGGAAGGAGATAGAGTTTCATTTGCTACTCTGATTTCGTCTTTTAGTTTCAGAACTTGAATCTTTCTTTGTATTTTTAATTGTCCCCATTTCGTTCTTTTATTAAACGGAGATTGAATTTCTAAGTTCATTGCATAGTTACCAGGCTCTTTACAATTGAAACATTTAAGTTGAAGAGTTTCATCTTGATTAAGACCAAGTGGCAATGGCATTCCATTCGTGTTGATATTCGTAATGAAGAGATCACTTTCTAAAGAAAGTTTCTCTCGTAAATACTGATTCAACGTTGTTATCTGAATTCTAGTTTTAGTAAACGTTACATCAGAAAAGTTACCCATTTTTTTGAGGTGAGATGTATGAATGGTTCCTTCTAGAGTTTTTATAATAGAAAGAACTTCGTCTTTTTGTTCACTAGAACAACCTTTGAAATTTAAGGCCTGCTCATTGGTTACTTGAGTATCTTTCACAAAAAATAATTTATCAGCTGTGTTAACTTCACAGCTGAACGATTTTAACGACAATAATGTAATGAAGAAGAAAAAAACTTTCGTCATATCTACCTTATGTTATTCACTGTTTGTAGCATTTGGTCTGCGATGCCCATTACCTTAGAGTTCATTTCATAAGCTCTTTGTGCACGAATCAGTCCCGTCATTTCATTCATAATACTGACGTTTGAGTTTTCAAGTGCACCTTGTTGAATTGAACCGGCATTACTTTGGCCTGCAACATTTTGGATCGGCTGACCTGAGGCACTTGTG
This region of Halobacteriovorax sp. GB3 genomic DNA includes:
- the flgA gene encoding flagellar basal body P-ring formation chaperone FlgA, with protein sequence MTKVFFFFITLLSLKSFSCEVNTADKLFFVKDTQVTNEQALNFKGCSSEQKDEVLSIIKTLEGTIHTSHLKKMGNFSDVTFTKTRIQITTLNQYLREKLSLESDLFITNINTNGMPLPLGLNQDETLQLKCFNCKEPGNYAMNLEIQSPFNKRTKWGQLKIQRKIQVLKLKDEIRVANETLSPSLFEKAFIFADFPSKYIKDAKELVFYKANRSLSKGHVLLRTDIVPQNIVQRGQDTQVIIKTKHLTLTGAASALRSGSIGQMVELRNKKSKRTFSAKVVDFNKVMVEL